The following proteins are encoded in a genomic region of Mustela erminea isolate mMusErm1 chromosome 3, mMusErm1.Pri, whole genome shotgun sequence:
- the GPR150 gene encoding probable G-protein coupled receptor 150 isoform X2 translates to MEDPFGPSTFSPAPNVSVPVSPGWGLNFTSGQGPPVPGPPPPPPPPGPPSRSIRLVFLGVILVVAVAGNATVLCRLCGGGGPWAGPKRRKMDFLLVQLALADLYASGGTALSQLAWELLGEPRRAAGDLSCRFVQLLQASGRGASAHLVVLIALERQRALRRPQGQPLPARALAALGWLLALLLALPPAFVVRGGAPSPPPAAPSAARTWPGERRCRDIFAPLPRWHLQVYALYEAVAGFLAPVAVMGVACSRLLCAWWQRLPHAPPPSAPWSATPGRAPAPSALPRAKVQSLKMSLALALLFVSCELPYFAARLAAAWSSGQAGDCQLLRRLRRRLGAFCCLWEGRAEDDEGAGGHQALHRHRWPHPHYHHARREQQVEGGLRPPPPRPRPLPCSCESAF, encoded by the exons ATGGAGGATCCCTTCGGCCCCTCAACTTTCTCGCCGGCGCCCAACGTCTCCGTACCTGTCTCTCCTGGCTGGGGTCTCAACTTCACTTCCGGACAGGGGCCCCCAGTgcccgggccgccgccgccgccgccgcctcccggaCCACCCAGCCGCAGCATCCGCCTGGTCTTCCTGGGGGTCATCCTGGTGGTGGCGGTAGCCGGCAATGCCACTGTGCTGTGCCGCCTGTGCGGGGGTGGCGGGCCCTGGGCGGGTCCCAAGCGTCGCAAGATGGACTTCCTGCTGGTGCAGCTGGCCCTGGCTGACCTGTACGCGAGCGGAGGTACAGCGCTGTCGCAGCTGGCCTGGGAGCTGCTGGGCGAGCCGCGCCGGGCGGCGGGAGACCTTTCGTGCCGCTTCGTGCAGCTGCTGCAGGCGTCCGGCCGCGGCGCTTCTGCCCATCTCGTGGTGCTCATTGCCCTCGAACGCCAGCGCGCCTTGCGTCGGCCGCAGGGCCAGCCGCTGCCCGCGCGCGCCCTCGCCGCGCTGGGCTGGCTGCTGGCGCTGCTGCTGGCGCTGCCCCCCGCCTTCGTGGTGCGCGGGGGCGCCCCCTCGCCGCCTCCCGCCGCGCCCTCGGCCGCCCGTACCTGGCCGGGCGAGCGTCGCTGCCGCGACATCTTCGCGCCCCTACCGCGCTGGCACCTGCAGGTGTACGCGCTCTACGAGGCCGTCGCGGGCTTCTTGGCGCCGGTCGCGGTCATGGGCGTAGCATGCAGCCGCCTGCTCTGCGCCTGGTGGCAGCGCCTGCCCCACGCCCCACCGCCTTCAGCGCCCTGGTCGGCGACTCCCGGCCGCGCCCCTGCGCCCAGCGCGCTGCCCCGCGCGAAGGTCCAGAGCCTGAAGATGAGCCTGGCGCTGGCGCTGCTGTTCGTGAGTTGCGAGCTTCCCTACTTCGCCGCACGGCTGGCGGCCGCGTGGTCGTCCGGACAG GCGGGCGACTGCCAGCTCCTGCGGCGGCTGCGAAGGCGCCTGGGCGCATTCTGCTGCTTGTGGGAGGGAAGAGCCGAGGACGATGAGGGGGCCGGGGGCCACCAAGCGCTTCACCGCCACCGCTGGCCCCACCCCCACTACCACCACGCTAGAcgggagcagcaggtggagggcgGCTTGCGCCCACCCCCGCCGCGCCCCCGGCCGCTGCCCTGTTCCTGCGAAAGCGCTTTCTAG
- the GPR150 gene encoding probable G-protein coupled receptor 150 isoform X1: MEDPFGPSTFSPAPNVSVPVSPGWGLNFTSGQGPPVPGPPPPPPPPGPPSRSIRLVFLGVILVVAVAGNATVLCRLCGGGGPWAGPKRRKMDFLLVQLALADLYASGGTALSQLAWELLGEPRRAAGDLSCRFVQLLQASGRGASAHLVVLIALERQRALRRPQGQPLPARALAALGWLLALLLALPPAFVVRGGAPSPPPAAPSAARTWPGERRCRDIFAPLPRWHLQVYALYEAVAGFLAPVAVMGVACSRLLCAWWQRLPHAPPPSAPWSATPGRAPAPSALPRAKVQSLKMSLALALLFVSCELPYFAARLAAAWSSGQVGDWETEDLAAALHLVGVANGALNPFVYLFFQAGDCQLLRRLRRRLGAFCCLWEGRAEDDEGAGGHQALHRHRWPHPHYHHARREQQVEGGLRPPPPRPRPLPCSCESAF; this comes from the coding sequence ATGGAGGATCCCTTCGGCCCCTCAACTTTCTCGCCGGCGCCCAACGTCTCCGTACCTGTCTCTCCTGGCTGGGGTCTCAACTTCACTTCCGGACAGGGGCCCCCAGTgcccgggccgccgccgccgccgccgcctcccggaCCACCCAGCCGCAGCATCCGCCTGGTCTTCCTGGGGGTCATCCTGGTGGTGGCGGTAGCCGGCAATGCCACTGTGCTGTGCCGCCTGTGCGGGGGTGGCGGGCCCTGGGCGGGTCCCAAGCGTCGCAAGATGGACTTCCTGCTGGTGCAGCTGGCCCTGGCTGACCTGTACGCGAGCGGAGGTACAGCGCTGTCGCAGCTGGCCTGGGAGCTGCTGGGCGAGCCGCGCCGGGCGGCGGGAGACCTTTCGTGCCGCTTCGTGCAGCTGCTGCAGGCGTCCGGCCGCGGCGCTTCTGCCCATCTCGTGGTGCTCATTGCCCTCGAACGCCAGCGCGCCTTGCGTCGGCCGCAGGGCCAGCCGCTGCCCGCGCGCGCCCTCGCCGCGCTGGGCTGGCTGCTGGCGCTGCTGCTGGCGCTGCCCCCCGCCTTCGTGGTGCGCGGGGGCGCCCCCTCGCCGCCTCCCGCCGCGCCCTCGGCCGCCCGTACCTGGCCGGGCGAGCGTCGCTGCCGCGACATCTTCGCGCCCCTACCGCGCTGGCACCTGCAGGTGTACGCGCTCTACGAGGCCGTCGCGGGCTTCTTGGCGCCGGTCGCGGTCATGGGCGTAGCATGCAGCCGCCTGCTCTGCGCCTGGTGGCAGCGCCTGCCCCACGCCCCACCGCCTTCAGCGCCCTGGTCGGCGACTCCCGGCCGCGCCCCTGCGCCCAGCGCGCTGCCCCGCGCGAAGGTCCAGAGCCTGAAGATGAGCCTGGCGCTGGCGCTGCTGTTCGTGAGTTGCGAGCTTCCCTACTTCGCCGCACGGCTGGCGGCCGCGTGGTCGTCCGGACAGGTGGGAGACTGGGAGACCGAGGACCTGGCGGCGGCGCTGCACCTCGTGGGGGTGGCCAATGGCGCCCTCAATCCCTTCGTCTACCTCTTCTTCCAGGCGGGCGACTGCCAGCTCCTGCGGCGGCTGCGAAGGCGCCTGGGCGCATTCTGCTGCTTGTGGGAGGGAAGAGCCGAGGACGATGAGGGGGCCGGGGGCCACCAAGCGCTTCACCGCCACCGCTGGCCCCACCCCCACTACCACCACGCTAGAcgggagcagcaggtggagggcgGCTTGCGCCCACCCCCGCCGCGCCCCCGGCCGCTGCCCTGTTCCTGCGAAAGCGCTTTCTAG
- the GPR150 gene encoding probable G-protein coupled receptor 150 isoform X3: MEDPFGPSTFSPAPNVSVPVSPGWGLNFTSGQGPPVPGPPPPPPPPGPPSRSIRLVFLGVILVVAVAGNATVLCRLCGGGGPWAGPKRRKMDFLLVQLALADLYASGGTALSQLAWELLGEPRRAAGDLSCRFVQLLQASGRGASAHLVVLIALERQRALRRPQGQPLPARALAALGWLLALLLALPPAFVVRGGAPSPPPAAPSAARTWPGERRCRDIFAPLPRWHLQVYALYEAVAGFLAPVAVMGVACSRLLCAWWQRLPHAPPPSAPWSATPGRAPAPSALPRAKVQSLKMSLALALLFVSCELPYFAARLAAAWSSGQVTAKE; encoded by the exons ATGGAGGATCCCTTCGGCCCCTCAACTTTCTCGCCGGCGCCCAACGTCTCCGTACCTGTCTCTCCTGGCTGGGGTCTCAACTTCACTTCCGGACAGGGGCCCCCAGTgcccgggccgccgccgccgccgccgcctcccggaCCACCCAGCCGCAGCATCCGCCTGGTCTTCCTGGGGGTCATCCTGGTGGTGGCGGTAGCCGGCAATGCCACTGTGCTGTGCCGCCTGTGCGGGGGTGGCGGGCCCTGGGCGGGTCCCAAGCGTCGCAAGATGGACTTCCTGCTGGTGCAGCTGGCCCTGGCTGACCTGTACGCGAGCGGAGGTACAGCGCTGTCGCAGCTGGCCTGGGAGCTGCTGGGCGAGCCGCGCCGGGCGGCGGGAGACCTTTCGTGCCGCTTCGTGCAGCTGCTGCAGGCGTCCGGCCGCGGCGCTTCTGCCCATCTCGTGGTGCTCATTGCCCTCGAACGCCAGCGCGCCTTGCGTCGGCCGCAGGGCCAGCCGCTGCCCGCGCGCGCCCTCGCCGCGCTGGGCTGGCTGCTGGCGCTGCTGCTGGCGCTGCCCCCCGCCTTCGTGGTGCGCGGGGGCGCCCCCTCGCCGCCTCCCGCCGCGCCCTCGGCCGCCCGTACCTGGCCGGGCGAGCGTCGCTGCCGCGACATCTTCGCGCCCCTACCGCGCTGGCACCTGCAGGTGTACGCGCTCTACGAGGCCGTCGCGGGCTTCTTGGCGCCGGTCGCGGTCATGGGCGTAGCATGCAGCCGCCTGCTCTGCGCCTGGTGGCAGCGCCTGCCCCACGCCCCACCGCCTTCAGCGCCCTGGTCGGCGACTCCCGGCCGCGCCCCTGCGCCCAGCGCGCTGCCCCGCGCGAAGGTCCAGAGCCTGAAGATGAGCCTGGCGCTGGCGCTGCTGTTCGTGAGTTGCGAGCTTCCCTACTTCGCCGCACGGCTGGCGGCCGCGTGGTCGTCCGGACAG GTAACAGCCAAGGAGTAA